The genomic window TTGCAATAGGGCTCGATTTGTAATGAAAAGCCTGAAGTCATCATCAATTACCAAAAAATCGTCTTTTGGATTAGCCGTTGCGATTTTGCTAGTGCTATTTGTTCTATTGACGCCGTGGGGAAATCGCGTCGCGTTGCAAATCACACAGCAGCTAGTGCCGAATTTGAAAGTGGAGTTAAGTTCCGGCAGTTTACTATTTTCGCCTCGCATAAAACGCCTGTCATTCGAGAACGCTCAAATTAGCATCGCTGCAGATAACTTAGCGATTGATTGGCAATGGCGCTGCTTTTGGCATTCTGAGTTATGTGTAACCAACGCCACTATTGCCAAGCTCAAATTGGACATAAAAAATGAGGGCGATGATGACGCAGTAGCACTTGAAACCGCCAGCAAAAATTCCATCACTATTGATACCCATACGCCTTGGCCTATCACCATTGAGCAATTTGCGGTTGATCAACTAAGCGTTTCTTCAAAACAAGCAATAATCGAGGTGCAACAAACAAGGTTTAGTGGCAGTTGGCAAGCTAGAGGCATCGCGATAAATTATCTCGCTGTAGCTGATGCCAAGGTAATACTAAGTGCTGATGCACAGATTACTAATCGGCAAGTTCAAAATAATGAAGAGTCATATTTCTCTGCTGACTCTATTGCTAAGCTACAGAGTAAGTGGCGCACCATTGCGTGGCCAATAATTCTCAGCCAAACACAAATAAAGTCCTTTACTGTGGCCACTGCAGAGCTGCGCTCACAAGATGGTAAGCTAACCCATAACGCAAAAGATATCCTTGTTAGCGCTAGCCTTAACAATCAAGCGATAAACAGCCTCACTGTCTCAGCACTTATCGATAATTTCCCGCTCAAGCTTGCGATGAAAGGCCAATTAACGCCAAATTTTTCTATCGATTTATCCCTTAGTGGTGCTCACAACTTTTCGCCACTAGGCGCTCAAGCAACAGCACTTACCTTAACTGGCGACAGCAGTTCAATCGCTATTAAATTAACAACACAAGGTAAGCTTAACGCGACATTATCAGGCACCGCTTCACCGCTTAATGACAATCTACCTATCAGTCTCGGTCTGACGTGGCAGCCGATTGATATTTATCAGCAAGAAATTGCAGAGGGATCACTTAAGTTTGATGGTACGTTAAATGACTATCAACTGCGCTTAAATACCCAACTTAAAAATGAGCATTTACCAATATCAAGCATCGACCTAGTAGCACATGGTGATTTAAATGCGTTTTCTAACATCGATTTGGCGCTAAAAAACGATCTAGGAAAAGTGCATAGCTCTGGCGACTTTCGCTGGCGAGATCCAAATGGGGCTCGCATTCAAAGCCGCGGTAAATTGACATTTGATTCACTAAAACTTTCATCGCTAATCGACAAATTACCTGCGACTATCAATGGTGACATTAGCTATGACGTTGAGCTAAAAAACGAACAATGGCAGCTTACTATGTCACAGCTCGCATTAAACGGTAATGCGCTAGAGCGACCTTTCAATCTTCAAGGCGTTGTGGACGCTAGATACAACGCAAAAGATCAAAGGAATCCATTTGGGCAGTGGTTCATCGAGACATTGTCGCTGCAACACGGCATAAATGAGCTGACGTTAAATGGTCAAATCAATACTAAATCGGCTCTTGATGCCAAAATTGCCATTGCAGATCTTGGGCAATCTTTGCCATTTATGCGCGGAGCCAAACCCACCAGTATCACTGGAACTATAAATGCTACTGGTCCTATTGATGCTATAGATGTCATCGCTAACTTATCCGGTAATCATATTAGCTACCCCGAATATGCCATAGATTTAGGCGCAATATCGATAAATGCTAAGACCAAGATTTCACCGCAGGGCATTAGTGAAAGTACCAATTCACACATTGACGTGAGCATTAACCAAGCAACTTATAGCGATGTATTAACCGATGCAGCGGTGTCGTTATCTCTCGCGGGGGATGCTAAACAACATCAGCTCAGGGCCGATATAACATCAAATTTCATCTCAGGAGCACTGGGATTGTCGGGTAGTATTGAAAACACAAACTGGATCAGCGAGTTGACCTCAACAGTACTCAACTACCAGCAATCAACCATTGCCTTAGCCTCACCAGCCAAAGTTGCCATTGATCTAAAAAACAAAGACATTGACTTGAGTGAGCACTGCTGGCGCACAAAGCTAAATCATAATCAAATGCGATTTAGCGAACTTTGCTTGGCATCGCCTTTTGAAATCAATACCACGAGCATGCGCTCAAACCTCGCTACGGTGAATGTGACGGGGTTAGATATGCAAGATTTTCAGGCATACCTGCCAAAGCAGCATCAAGTTACAGGACCTATTACTGGCAACCTGACCTTTCAATCTTTTAACCCCCAAGCACTTAGTTTGGCAACTCAGCTAGTCTGGCAAGATGGCACTGTAACAAGTGACGTCAATAACAACTTAGTCACCCACCACATTGACTCTTTGCATATTAACAGCGCGGTTAACCGGACCTTAGCCAACGTTATTTTACGGTTGTCTTCGCCAACCCTAGGTAAAGTCGACGCCAGTATGCTAAGTAACGTTTTTGAGGACTCCCCCTTTATCAGTGGCCACTTAAATAGCCAAGGCTTACAACTCGCTCCCTACAAACCTTTCTTACGCTATGTGTCAGAATTAGAAGGTGAATTAAGCGTTAGTGCTGGTTTCACTATAGATAGCAAAGCACAACAAATTTTCGGTAGCCTCTCGTCTAATGACATTAAAATTGCCAGTGACAAATTGCCAAACACCATCGATGATTTAAATACCAATATAGTTTTTAACGGCACTAAAGCCTCGCTAACTAGTCAGTTTAAACTGGTACAAGGTCATGGCGATATTAGTGGCTTGTTAGATTGGAGCCAAACACCTAAAGCAGATCTCACCATTAATGGCCAAGCCCTTAATGTGATGCCGCAAAATGGCGTTGATATTACTTTTAGCCCATCGATTAATGTTGAACTGACACCGACACTCGCCAAAATTCGTGGTGATCTTGCCATTGATGAAGCGAATATAGTGCTAGAATCACTGCCTGAATCAGCGGTTGCCATTTCACCGGATGTCACAGTTGTCTCGCAAGAAAAGCAAAGTTCAGCGATGCTGATTGACCTAGATGTAAAAACCCAATTGGGCGATAAATTACATCTTAACGCCTTTGGTCTCGATTCTTTGGTTGGCGGAGAGCTCACTCTAAAACAAGACGCTCAACTTCCCTTGAGTGCCTATGGAGAGCTCGGTTTATCTAATGCGACTTACCAAGCGTTTGGCCAGCGGCTGCTAATTGAGCAAGGGCAAATTATATTTACCGGCTCAGTCAACAATCCAGTTATCAATATTAAAGCAATCCGCGATCCTGTTGATACGAACGATGGTGTTATTGCCGGAGTCTATGTTAACGGCGATGTTAATCAGCCTGCATTAACCATCTTTTCAGAGCCAGCCCTAGAGCAACAACAGGCGATTTCCTATTTATTACGTGGATATGGCCTCGGGAGTGACAGCAATTATGGTCAGAATTTGGCCATTGCCATGTTAGTAAATAGTGGACTCGGTGGCGCTAGTAAAGCAGTGAACGCCATCGGTGATGCTGTGGGCATCGATAACCTCAATGTCACTACCTCAGGCAGTGGCGATCAAACGCGATTAGAATTTAGTGGTTTTATCGGCCCGAAACTGCAATTACGCTATGGCGTCGGCGTATTCGATGCCCTGCCGGAAGTTGGCCTGCGCTATCAAGTTAATCGCAGGCTGTTCGTTGAATTTATCAATAACACTGACCAAGCATTGGATTTACTCTATCAATTTTCATTTGATTAGAGCCTGTCGTTGAATAAACTTAGGTTTTTCGCGAACTAGTTTTCCGTGTGCCTGTTTTTCGGGTATTAGAAGCTTTCCCTCGATAACTACGCCGCTTCTTAAATTGCTTAGCTGGCGATCCTTTATCTAAGCCAGTAAAAGCATCAAGCGGTGTGTGCTTAGCTTGGTTCATTAACTGATCTAAGTCCGCCAAGAGTGGCTGCATAAACCCGTTATAACCAAGCTGCTTTTGAGAGATATCATTGAGTTTAGCTTCCCATAACGCCGTCATATCAGGAGTTGTTGCAGATTGCGGCAATGCTTTAATTAACGCTTTGCCATTATTAGTAGCGTGAATTGATTTATTATTACGCGTTAAAAATCCGCGTTTAAATAACAATTCAATAATGCTGGCTCTTGTGGCTTCTGTGCCTAAACCATCGGTTTCTTTAAGTACTTTTTTAATCGCAGGATCTTTAACGTATCTGGCAATCCCCGTCATAGCGGCTAACAAAGTTGCATCAGAAAAAGGCTTAGGTGGCTGAGTCATCTTATCAATGACTTGCGACGACTGACAATTAAGTGGCTGACCAACGCTTAACGCTGGCAAGATTACATCTTCACTCTTGTGCTTAAAAAGCGTTTTCCAGCCTATATTATCAATCGACTTCGCTTTCGCTCTAAACTCACCACCCGCAATATCAATCTCCACCTTCATTTCACTATAATGATGAACTGGATAAAACTGCGCTAAATATTGGCGGGCAATTAATGAATATACATTTGCCTCGGTGCCAGACAAGCTCGCTGACTTTAGCTGCTTCATCGTTGGAATAATAGCGTGATGAGCATCGACTTTACTGTCATTCCAGGCCTTGGATTTTATCGATGTATCACAGCCATTGACTGCATCTGCTAATGAACTATCGTTATTAGCTATAGCGGCGACTACCTTAGCACCTTCACGAAAGTGCTCCTTTGGAAGATATCGATTATCAGATCGCGGATAGGTAATTAACTTGTGCTTTTCGTACAGTACCTGACAACAATCTAACACCTGTTTCGCTGACAAATTAAAACGCTTAGCGGCGTCAATTTGTAGCGCCGATAAATTATAAGGCAACGGCTGATTTAAACGTTTCTTTTGCTTATCGACACTTTTTACAACAGCGGGTTGACCGCTTGTTCGCGCCACCACATTTTCTGCAAGCTTGCGATAAATAACTCGCCCCTCATCATCCTGATACTTTTCACAAGCGTCGCTAGGGATCCACTTGGCATCAAAAGATTCATTAGCTTGTGTGGTTAGCGTTGCCACTACTTCATAAAAAGGCTTAGCGACAAAATGTTCAATTTCTTCATCACGTGCTACTACCAAACCAAGTACTGGCGTTTGCACGCGACCAACAGATAATACCCCCTGATAGCCTGCGCGCTGACCAAGTACCGTATAAGCACGAGTCATATTCATACCATATAACCAATCTGCTCTTGAGCGTGCTAACGCCGAAGCTGATAAGGGCTTAAATTCTTCGTTTACGCGCAAATTGGCTAGAGATTTCTTAACAGCTGTTAAGTTGAGATCACTAACTAACAATCGCTTGGTCTGCGCCAGCTTTGTGCCCTTTACGCCGCAGTAATGGATAACTTCATCCACTAATAACTGGCCTTCGCGGTCTGGATCTCCTGCATTAACCAACACGCTAGCTTGCTTAATTAACTTGCGCAGCACACCAATCTGTTTTTTGGTTTTAGGCTTTGGAATAAGTTGCCACTGCTGTGGCGAAATAGGCAAATAGTCTAGCGACCACTTTTTATAACACTCGTCATAATGTTCAGGTGTCGCTTGTTCTAATAAATGGCCTATACACCACGAGACAACGTCACCGTTAGGCAAACTGATATAACCATCGTGTTTCGTTTGTGAAGAAGAGAGGCCATTAGCAATTGCACGGGCAAGGCTAGGTTTTTCGGCGATGTATAAATTCATAACAATATCAAAAGAAAAATAGTAAAAGTTCGAACGCAATCACACAAACAAAGGTGATCCAAATCACAAATCAGTAGTTTTTAATAAATTTGTGACAGTTACACATCACACCATTCATGACACAAAGGTCAGTTTTTAACCTATTAAATTCAATAGCTTAACAATAGAAAAGCATAAAACTGACAAAATAGTCAAATGTAATCAGTAAGTTATTCTATAACTCGCGACATAAAAACGTCATATAAGTTCGATATTTTGTACAAAAACCTTATAATTCACCAGCAACATTTAAACGAAGTTATTCACTATATGCTTTTTGCACAAGGAAATATGACCCAATGAATAAATTATTGTTGAAAACTGCAACGGCAACAGCTGTCGCATTAGCCATCGGTCTTTCAGCACCGGCAATGGCAAATGACACCTCATCAGCAATTCGAGGAACAATTACCGATCCTTCAGGAAATGCCGCCACTGGTACCGTCGTAACTATCACTCACGTACCTTCTGGCACTAAAAAGACAACAACAGTAAACAGCTCTGGCGTTTTTAGCACCAAAGGTCTACGCGTTGGTGGTCCATACAGAATTACCCTTGACTCAGATACCTTAGAAGACACGCAAATTAATGACGTGTACCTGTCATTGGGTGATGTCTATCCGTTGGATGTAACCTTGCGTTCTGCACAAAGTGTTGAACGAATTTCAGTTACTGGTCGTGTAATCAATGCGCTATCTGGTAGCACAGGGCCTGGGAATAACTTCACTCTAACTGACATCGAAGACGCACCGTCTATCAACCGCGACATCAAAGACGTTGTGCGCGTAGATCCGCGTATATCTGTTAACGAGTCAGGCGGTAATGCAATTCAATGTGCCGGTGGTAACCCACGTTTCAACAGCCTAACCGTTGACGGTGCTCGTATGAACGATAACTTCGGTCTTAACAGCAACGGCTACCCAACAACTCGTATGCCATTCTCGTTCGATTCAATCGGCGAGATTTCTGTGGAACTAGCGCCATTTGACGTTCAATACGGTGGCTTTACATCTTGTAACATCAATGCTGTTACTAAATCTGGCGACAACGAGATTTCAGGTGGTTTCTTCTATGATTACACTAGCGATTCTTTCAAAGGTGATTCACTAGAAGGCGATGATATTAGCACTGGTGATTTTGACAAAAAGACCTATGGCTTTAACGTTGGCGGCGCTTTAATCGAAGACAAACTGTTCTTCTTTACATCGTATGAAAAGCTAGATGGTGCACAAATCTTTAACTATGCTCCATTAGACAACGGCCGAATTGATCAAGCAACTATCGACCGTATTCGTGATATCTCTATCAACAACTACGATTATAATCCTGGCACAATAGTGCCTAGCATGCCGGTAGAAGATGAAAAGTTATTAGTTAAAATCGACTGGAACATCAACGAAAACCACCGTGCAAACTTCGTTTACAACTACAACGATGGTTTCGAATTATCACAATCTGATGGCGGCTCTTCTCGTTTGTCACTATCAAACCATTTTTATGAGCGCGGTGCAGAGCTGCAGTCATATGTAGCCTCTCTATACTCTGAGTGGAGCGACGAGTTTTCAACTGAAATGCGCGTCGGTTACTCTAAATTAGATAATCGTCAAATTTCGCTAGATCAAGAAAGTGGCTTTGGCGAGATTCGTATCGATGCTGGTGATGTTGATGTCTATATCGGCCCAGATGATTCACGTCAGTCGAACAAATTAGAATATGACAATCTATCATTAAAATTAGCCGGTACTTACTATTTAGAAGATCACGAAATCTACTTCGGTTATGAATATGAATCGTTAGACGTGTTTAACTTATTTGTTCAACATTCACAAACTGAAACCCGTTTTGGTAGCATCGACGATTTTGAAACTGGTACCAACGCGCGTGTTTATTACGGCAATGCTTCATCACACAACCCTAATGACGCTGCTGGTGAATTTGAGTACGCATTAAACACGTTATACGTGCAAGATACTTATACGCTATCGGATTACGATCTAACATTAACTTATGGTCTTCGCTACGATTGGTACACCAGTGACGATGTTCCAACTCATAACCAAAATTTTGAAGATCGCTACGGTTTCTCAAATCAGCAAAACTTAGATGGTGTCGATCTATTACAACCTCGCTTTGGTTTCAACTGGGAAGCAACAGACCAATTAGAAGTTCGCGGTGGCTTTGGCTTATATTCTGGCGGTAACCCAAATGTATGGATTTCTAATAGTTATTCTAATGACGGTATTAGAAATATCCAGTTTAATACTAAAGGCCTTCAAATTCTGGGTCCAGATGCCATTGATTTTAACGGTTCGGGCCGTCCTGGATACGACGTACCACAATCATTATATGATGCGGTAGGTAGTGGCACAGCGGATGCGTCAACTAATGTCACAGATCCAAACTTTGAAATTCCTTCAGAATGGAAATACGCTTTAGGTGCAACCTACACGACCGAAGATGAATACGTGCTAATGGCAGATCTTCTCATCAGCCGCAAGCAAGACTCTGCAATCATACGTAACTTAGCCGATGAAAAAGTGTCTACGGCACCAGATGGACGTCCTGTTTACGACAGCGTTAACCACTCACGTAACTCTGACTTATTGTTAACAAATGTCGATGGTAATGATGCTAAATCAACAATCGTTTCATTATCTATGAATAAGAGCTACGACAATGGTGTGAAAGTGTCTGCATCTTATGCATATAGTGATGTTAAAGACGTTCATCCAATGACTAGTTCAGTGGCATTCTCTAACTACCACAACATCGCAGTGGTTGATCCAGAAAATCCAGTATTGTCGACTTCTAACTATGAGATCCCGCATCGCTTTACATTAAGTGTTAGTTACAGTCATGAGTTTATCGACGGTTACCAAACTAAATTCAGTGTATTTGGCCAAGCAAACGAAGGTCGCCCGTATACATATAGTTTCGACAGTGACACACGAGGCCTTGGTTTCAACGATTCAAGCCGTCAGCTACTGTACGTTCCATTGGAGAACGATCCGTTAGTGGTTTATGGAGAAGACTTTGATTTAGCAGCATTTAATAACTTCATCGAATCTGAAGGGTTAAAACGTGGCGAGATTATGGGTCGTAACACACTACAAAGCGATTGGTGGGTTAAGTTTGATCTGAAAATCGAGCAAGAATTTGCAGGGTTCTCACCAGATCACAAAGCTAGTGCTTACCTTACAATCAAGAACATAGGCAACTTGCTTAACGACGATTGGGGCGTACTCAAGCAAGGTAGTTTCCTACAAGGTGCACTAACCGCAACGGTAACTGATGACAACAAGTACTCGTATAACGAGTTTAACAACCCGAGCCCACAAAGCCGTGTAACCGACCCATCACTATGGGAAATGAAGCTAGGCGTAAGATACAAATTCTAATATTTGTAACCTAGTTACTAAAAGGCCAGCATTAAGCTGGCCTTTTTGTTGGCATCTGAAATTTAGCAACATTTAGTTGACATAAGTGACAGGTTTAATGATTGCAAAATTATTACACCTGAAATCGATTTATCGATCAAACTAACATTTCGCGATAGATAGCCGACATTTAACCGCACTTTTACGTGATTAAACTCACATATTGAACAATTAAAATATGCAACGTTTAATCATTTATAGTGACTAAAAACCCACTCAAAATAACAACATCTCATTAACATAATGGCGGCAAAGCATTGTAATCATAGCGTTGTAGCGATTTCTACTAAAATTACATTCACAACATCCATTCAAGAAACACTTTCAATTGCTCAAAATATCCTGACATCAAACTGTCATAAAGGTTCGATATTTTGTGCGAAATATTTATAATTCACTCGTTTATTAAAACTCGTAACCGCTAATTTTAGCATTTAGGAAATATTCAAAAATGAATAAATTACTTAAAAAAACCGCTGCAGCAAGTGCAGTAGCAGCAGCTCTATCGCTGTCTACAGCTGCATTCGCCAATGACACTTCGTCTGGCATCCGTGGTAAAATCGTTGGCCCTGAAGGCAACGTTGCTGCCAATACAAAAATAACAGTAATCCATACTCCTTCTGGTTCTGTAAAAGAAACAGTAACTAACGAAAATGGTATCTACAGCCTTAAAGGTCTACGTGTTGGTGGCCCTTACATGATTGTTGTTGATTCAGACGTTTTCCAAGACAAGACTGAAGAAGGCGTTGTACTAAACCTTGGTGAAGTTTACCGCTTGAACATGCAGCTTTCGCCTGTTGGCCAAGCAGCTGAGACTATTAGCGTTACAGGTTCTTACGTCGGTTTTGATAGCACTGGTGGCAGCTCTTCATACGGTACAGAAGACATCGCGCGCGCTCCAGCTTTCAACCGTGATTTAAAAGACTTAGTTCGTAACAACCCACTAGCAGTTGTTGATTCAGATGGTGCTCTAAGCATCGGTGGTCAAAACCCGAAATTCAACTCAATCACAGTTGACGGCATCGGCCAAAATGACGACTTCGGTCTAAACAGTGGTGGTTACCCAACACAAAGTTCTCCTATCTCTTTAGATGCTGTTGAGCAGATCTCTGTAAACACTTCTCCTTTCAACACTAAAGTTGGTGGATTCTCTGGTGGTGTTGTAAACGCAGTAACTAAATCTGGTACGAACGAATTCAAAGGCACTGTATTTTATGAGTTCCAAAACGATTCGCTAGCAGGTGACCCTAAACTAAACCGCGTTGTAAACCGAAATGGCGATAACGAAACGTTCGAGCTAGGTGAAGAAAGCACTTGGGGTGCAACGTTCAGTGGTCCATTAATCGAAGACAAACTACACTTCTTCGTGAACTACGAGCAGTTCAAGAAAACTGAACCAGCAGCATTCGGTTTAGGCGAAGGTTCAAATAAATCTGACGTTACTCAAGAGCAGTACGATCGTTTCCTATCTATCATCGATAAAGAATACGGCTTAACTGATGAGCTTGCTGGTGATCCAGAGAATAAAGATAAGAAAGCTATCTTCAAACTTGACTGGAACATCAACGACGATCACCGTGCTGATTTCACTTACCAGTGGCAAGATAACTCTTCTGACCGCAACCACAGTGACCGTGCTGACGAGTTAGTATTAAAATCTAACACTTACACACTAAACACCGTAAATAACAACTTTGCAGCTCACTTATACTCTAACTGGAGTGATGACTTCTCGACTGAGATCACTCTTAGCCACAAAAACACTGAAATCAACTCGCTAACAAACAGCGACATTGGTCAAGTGAACGTAAACGGTGTTGGTTACATTCGTGAAGACGAAGATGCAGGTATTGAAGGTGTTTCAGGTAGCACTATCGTTTTCGGTACAGATGCATTCCGTCACGCTAACGTTGCTGAAACTAAAACCCTTAAGTTTAACTTCGACGCTAACTACCTAGTAGGCGATCACGAAATTAACTTCGGTTACCACTACGAGCGTTTAAACAACTACAACCTATTTGCTGAAAGCTCACTAGGTGTGTGGACATTTGGTTCCGATCACGACCGCTTCGGCGTTGATGGTTTAGATCGTTTAGAAGCTAAGCGCCCAGAAACTTTCAACGGCGGTGGTTTCCGTTACAAAAATGCATACACTAACGATGCAAACGACACTGCATACGACCTAACTCGTTCTACTCACGTTTTATACGTAGAAGATAACTGGACAGTTAACGATGTATTAGATGTAACTTACGGCTTACGTTACGAGCGTCTAACAACTTCTGATGCACCTAAATTAAATGAAGGTTTTGCTAAAGAATACGGCTACGCAAACACTGAAAACCTAGACGGATTAGACGTAGTACTTCCACGCTTTGGCTTTAAATACTACCTAAGCGATGAAGTAACTATCCGTGGTGGTGTTGGTCGTTACAGCGGTGGTAAACCAAATGTATGGATTGCTAACTCATTCACTAACGATGGTATTACTTTCGTTGAGCTAGACAGTGATGTTTCTAGCGACTTAGTACGTGACCCAGCAAACGTTGACTTCACTCGAGTTCCTCAAGTTGCACAAGACGCTCTTGTATCTGGAA from Psychrobium sp. MM17-31 includes these protein-coding regions:
- a CDS encoding TonB-dependent receptor; amino-acid sequence: MNKLLKKTAAASAVAAALSLSTAAFANDTSSGIRGKIVGPEGNVAANTKITVIHTPSGSVKETVTNENGIYSLKGLRVGGPYMIVVDSDVFQDKTEEGVVLNLGEVYRLNMQLSPVGQAAETISVTGSYVGFDSTGGSSSYGTEDIARAPAFNRDLKDLVRNNPLAVVDSDGALSIGGQNPKFNSITVDGIGQNDDFGLNSGGYPTQSSPISLDAVEQISVNTSPFNTKVGGFSGGVVNAVTKSGTNEFKGTVFYEFQNDSLAGDPKLNRVVNRNGDNETFELGEESTWGATFSGPLIEDKLHFFVNYEQFKKTEPAAFGLGEGSNKSDVTQEQYDRFLSIIDKEYGLTDELAGDPENKDKKAIFKLDWNINDDHRADFTYQWQDNSSDRNHSDRADELVLKSNTYTLNTVNNNFAAHLYSNWSDDFSTEITLSHKNTEINSLTNSDIGQVNVNGVGYIREDEDAGIEGVSGSTIVFGTDAFRHANVAETKTLKFNFDANYLVGDHEINFGYHYERLNNYNLFAESSLGVWTFGSDHDRFGVDGLDRLEAKRPETFNGGGFRYKNAYTNDANDTAYDLTRSTHVLYVEDNWTVNDVLDVTYGLRYERLTTSDAPKLNEGFAKEYGYANTENLDGLDVVLPRFGFKYYLSDEVTIRGGVGRYSGGKPNVWIANSFTNDGITFVELDSDVSSDLVRDPANVDFTRVPQVAQDALVSGTGSTNYVDPNYKMPTDWRFQLGAEIDLDIPYLGEDYKWNVEANYVKQENASFWVDTSRLETGKTTADGQRKIYESRYAGDKSLEDNFDIMLTNADDNGRSVILTTSLQKEWDNGIRMNMSYTHQDITEGNPGTSSRAISNYQYNVALNRNEALVGTSNFEIEHRFVLNLGYKTQFVDGYDTTFDLFFSRRSGRPYTYTLGLYQDDDFGDQTAAYSNTVYQVYLPSGADDPNVDFENSRLTYDEMKAIMDEAGLSKYAGGYAPKNSHTQPWTTTLDLNIRQEIPGFTEDHKGLFYVSIKNLANLLNDDWGQVYRMRFPQQALWDLRGVNDEGQYQYGERFRGTDVRNYNEFYPEASTWRIKMGVRYSF